A single genomic interval of Nonomuraea rubra harbors:
- a CDS encoding extracellular catalytic domain type 1 short-chain-length polyhydroxyalkanoate depolymerase, translating to MRTKRSLTVDCGPSIVQRPMSIRGGPIRGAPRIGRGGARMRRLTTVLAGACAAALFAVMTVVLGSPAVAAALVEVTSFGNNPGNMRMHVYVPDSHPASPAIVVAMHGCGGSGPGFYQSSEFASLADRHGFIVIYPTATQSAGFGNCFDTWSDAAKQRGGGSDPVSIISMIDYAERNHQGDPNRVYATGSSSGGMMTQHMLAVYPDVFKAGASFMGVPFNCFAGASDYPPGSSRCTGGSMDRTPQQWGDAVRQAYPGYSGPRPRMQLWHGTGDTLVPYSLLRESVEQWTNVFGLSQTPTSTDTPQANWNRSRYANSSGTVQVEAYSIQGAGHVLPQSGMALHATEFFGLTTSPTDTTPPTTPGTPVASNVTAASATLTWTASMDQGGSGLAGYDVYREQGATDPQIGQSTTASITLTGLSANTQYQVYVRARDSAGNLSGNSAPATFTTAATGGDTAPPTAPAGLTASGTTTTGTSLTWTASTDDTGVTGYDILRAPGATGGTFTQVGTSATTSFTDTGLTANTTYRYQVRARDAAGNVSPVSNTVQITTQGGTTGACSATPTVQSQWGNGYVIQPVTITNTSTSTITSWTVTFTLPAGHTLTGSWNATVTTSGQTVTARSVSHNGTLAPGAGTASFGFQASRPNGNTALPSGYTCA from the coding sequence ATGCGCACCAAGCGTTCATTGACGGTGGATTGTGGCCCTTCTATTGTCCAGCGACCGATGTCAATACGCGGCGGACCTATTCGCGGCGCGCCGCGAATAGGGAGAGGAGGAGCGCGAATGAGACGATTGACCACGGTGCTGGCCGGTGCCTGCGCCGCGGCGCTCTTTGCCGTCATGACCGTGGTACTAGGATCTCCGGCCGTCGCCGCCGCCTTGGTGGAGGTGACCAGCTTCGGCAACAACCCGGGCAACATGAGGATGCACGTCTATGTGCCGGACTCGCACCCGGCCTCGCCGGCGATCGTGGTTGCGATGCATGGCTGCGGCGGCTCCGGTCCCGGCTTCTACCAGAGCAGTGAGTTCGCCTCGCTGGCGGATCGACATGGCTTCATCGTCATCTACCCGACCGCCACCCAGTCGGCAGGGTTCGGCAACTGCTTCGACACCTGGTCGGACGCGGCCAAGCAGCGCGGCGGCGGCAGCGATCCGGTCTCGATCATCTCAATGATCGACTATGCCGAGCGGAACCATCAGGGAGACCCGAACCGGGTCTACGCCACGGGAAGCTCGTCTGGCGGCATGATGACCCAGCACATGCTCGCTGTCTACCCGGACGTGTTCAAAGCCGGAGCCTCCTTCATGGGTGTGCCCTTCAACTGCTTCGCCGGCGCCTCCGACTACCCGCCCGGAAGCAGCAGGTGCACCGGCGGGAGCATGGACCGAACACCCCAGCAGTGGGGCGATGCGGTCCGCCAGGCGTACCCGGGGTATTCCGGCCCCCGCCCGCGCATGCAGCTGTGGCATGGCACCGGTGACACCCTCGTGCCCTACTCGCTGCTGCGGGAGTCGGTCGAGCAGTGGACCAATGTGTTCGGGCTGAGCCAGACCCCGACCAGCACCGACACTCCGCAGGCAAACTGGAACCGCAGCCGGTACGCCAATTCGTCCGGCACCGTGCAGGTGGAGGCGTACAGCATCCAGGGCGCCGGGCATGTTCTTCCGCAGAGCGGTATGGCCCTTCACGCCACCGAGTTCTTCGGTTTGACCACCAGTCCGACCGACACCACGCCGCCGACCACGCCAGGCACCCCGGTCGCGTCCAACGTGACCGCCGCCAGTGCCACGCTGACGTGGACCGCGTCCATGGACCAGGGCGGCTCCGGCCTGGCCGGCTACGACGTCTACCGGGAGCAGGGCGCCACCGACCCGCAGATCGGCCAGTCCACCACCGCCTCGATCACCCTGACAGGGCTGAGTGCCAACACCCAGTACCAGGTGTACGTACGGGCGCGTGACAGCGCGGGCAACCTGTCGGGCAATTCCGCGCCGGCCACCTTCACCACGGCCGCCACCGGAGGCGACACCGCGCCGCCGACCGCCCCGGCCGGGCTCACCGCCTCGGGCACCACCACAACCGGCACCAGCCTGACCTGGACGGCCTCTACCGACGACACCGGTGTGACCGGCTATGACATCCTGCGCGCTCCCGGCGCGACGGGCGGAACGTTCACCCAGGTCGGCACCTCGGCCACGACCTCGTTCACCGACACGGGCCTGACTGCGAACACCACCTACCGCTACCAGGTCCGGGCGCGCGACGCCGCCGGCAACGTCTCACCGGTCTCCAACACCGTCCAGATCACCACTCAGGGAGGCACGACCGGTGCCTGCTCGGCCACCCCGACCGTGCAGTCCCAGTGGGGGAACGGGTATGTCATCCAGCCGGTGACCATCACCAACACCAGCACCTCGACGATCACCAGCTGGACCGTCACTTTCACCCTGCCGGCCGGGCACACCCTGACCGGCTCGTGGAACGCCACCGTCACCACCAGCGGCCAGACCGTCACGGCCAGAAGTGTCAGCCACAACGGCACGCTCGCGCCGGGAGCCGGCACAGCCAGCTTCGGCTTCCAGGCGAGCAGGCCCAACGGCAACACCGCCCTGCCATCCGGCTACACCTGCGCCTGA
- a CDS encoding glycoside hydrolase family 9 protein: MKSTTRLLTAGAVIAAMLAAPSATGTAQAATFRYGEALQKSFLFYEAQASGRLPDWNRVSWRDDSTLNDGKAAGVDLSGGWYDAGDHVKFGFPMAAAVTTLAWGGVDYRAAYSKAGQLTHLLNNLRQANDYFIAAHPEPNTLYVQVGDGGEDHSYWGAPETVDAKGHTRPAYKITASCPGTDVAAETASAMAASSMVFRATDPAYADTLLTHARQLYTFADTTKGTTGQDTAYVRCVPAAQGFYNSTGEGGQVEGATKMYWDELAWASIWLHRATGQASYLDKAREFYPKMGSQDDPGNQGVKVPVFNFGYGWNDKQYAVYMMMAKLTGEQKYKDDTQRYLDYWTVGYKGKKGTITPGGLAFIFFWASLRMAANTAWVALNYADYLGSDDPLYARYHDFGKRQIDYALGDNPRNSSYMVGFGANPPRNVHHRGAHGSWTNAGPDSEPATSRHILYGALAGGPDAGDTYTDSRGDYVKNEVALDFNSGITSSLVRLYDEYGGEPLASIPQETPDGNEYSIEATINHQTRETMARTYIINKSAWPARVLDKAKIRYYFTLDGNTTPSQVTVGASYTQCKTPTGPHQLEGRIYYAEADCTGTLIFPGGQSEYRREVQLRIGVAEGATWDPANDWSASGGQNITYYGNDGTLLWGRPPVPDTPDTQPPTRPGTPVASGVTATGATLTWAAATDDRGVQGYDVYRTGSTTKAGSTTTTSITLTGLTPGTEYSYYVVARDSVNAGPQSDPVIFTTDPVPVDNEDPTVPGKPAVSAITRTGATVTWIASSDNVGVTGYDVVSPNGTVLGSSTGTSLVLTGLTATEYSVAVVAKDAAGNRSDPSPATAFRTESESTGTCRVTYSTSDWDTGFTAAVGITNTGTTPINGWTLRFSFTAGQRVTPPGWSAAWTQSGADVTATHLDWSRTINPGQTITMGFNGSHTGSNPRPPSFTLNGATCA; the protein is encoded by the coding sequence ATGAAATCGACCACACGGCTGCTGACCGCGGGCGCGGTGATCGCCGCGATGCTCGCCGCGCCCTCGGCGACGGGCACGGCGCAGGCCGCCACCTTCCGGTACGGCGAGGCGCTGCAGAAGTCCTTCCTCTTCTACGAGGCCCAGGCGTCCGGGCGGTTACCGGACTGGAACCGTGTCTCCTGGCGCGATGACTCCACCCTGAACGACGGCAAAGCGGCCGGCGTGGACCTGTCGGGCGGCTGGTACGACGCGGGGGACCACGTCAAGTTCGGCTTCCCGATGGCCGCCGCGGTCACCACGCTGGCCTGGGGCGGCGTGGACTACCGGGCCGCGTACAGCAAGGCCGGCCAGCTCACCCACCTCCTCAACAACCTGCGCCAGGCCAACGACTACTTCATCGCGGCGCATCCCGAGCCGAACACCCTGTACGTCCAGGTCGGTGACGGCGGCGAGGACCACTCCTACTGGGGCGCCCCGGAAACCGTGGACGCCAAGGGCCACACCCGCCCGGCGTACAAGATCACCGCATCCTGCCCGGGGACCGACGTGGCCGCCGAGACCGCCTCGGCCATGGCCGCCTCCTCGATGGTGTTCCGGGCCACCGACCCGGCGTACGCCGACACGCTGCTCACCCACGCCAGGCAGCTCTACACGTTCGCCGACACCACCAAGGGCACCACCGGCCAGGACACCGCCTACGTCCGCTGCGTCCCCGCGGCGCAGGGGTTCTACAACTCCACCGGCGAGGGCGGCCAGGTCGAGGGCGCCACCAAGATGTACTGGGACGAGCTGGCCTGGGCCTCCATCTGGCTACACCGCGCCACCGGCCAGGCCTCCTATCTGGACAAGGCTCGCGAGTTCTACCCCAAGATGGGATCCCAGGACGACCCGGGCAACCAGGGCGTCAAGGTGCCGGTGTTCAACTTCGGCTACGGCTGGAACGACAAGCAGTACGCCGTCTACATGATGATGGCGAAGCTCACGGGCGAGCAGAAGTACAAGGACGACACCCAGCGCTACCTCGACTACTGGACCGTCGGATACAAGGGCAAGAAGGGCACCATCACCCCCGGCGGGCTGGCCTTCATCTTCTTCTGGGCATCACTGCGAATGGCGGCCAACACCGCCTGGGTCGCCCTGAACTACGCCGACTACCTCGGGTCCGACGACCCGCTGTACGCGCGCTACCACGACTTCGGCAAGAGACAGATCGACTACGCGCTGGGTGACAATCCGCGCAACTCCAGCTACATGGTTGGCTTCGGCGCCAATCCGCCGCGCAACGTCCACCACCGCGGTGCGCACGGCTCGTGGACCAACGCCGGGCCGGACAGCGAACCGGCCACGAGCCGCCACATCTTGTACGGCGCGCTGGCAGGCGGTCCCGACGCGGGCGACACCTACACCGACAGCCGGGGCGACTACGTGAAGAACGAGGTCGCGCTGGACTTCAACTCCGGCATCACCAGCTCGCTGGTGCGCCTCTACGACGAGTACGGCGGCGAGCCCCTGGCCAGCATCCCGCAGGAGACGCCCGACGGGAACGAGTACTCCATCGAGGCCACCATCAACCACCAGACCCGCGAGACCATGGCCAGGACCTACATCATCAACAAGTCGGCATGGCCGGCCCGGGTGCTGGACAAGGCGAAGATCCGCTACTACTTCACCCTGGACGGCAACACCACGCCGTCCCAGGTCACCGTGGGCGCGTCCTACACCCAGTGCAAGACGCCCACGGGGCCGCACCAGCTCGAGGGCAGGATCTACTACGCCGAGGCCGACTGCACCGGCACGCTGATCTTCCCGGGCGGCCAGTCCGAGTACCGCCGCGAGGTCCAGCTGAGGATCGGCGTGGCCGAAGGCGCCACCTGGGACCCAGCCAACGACTGGTCGGCGTCGGGCGGGCAGAACATCACCTACTACGGCAACGACGGCACCCTGCTGTGGGGCAGGCCCCCCGTCCCGGACACCCCCGACACCCAGCCGCCCACCAGGCCCGGCACGCCGGTCGCGTCCGGCGTCACCGCCACGGGGGCCACCCTGACCTGGGCGGCGGCCACCGATGACCGTGGCGTTCAGGGCTACGACGTCTACCGCACCGGCAGCACGACCAAGGCCGGCTCGACCACCACCACGTCCATCACGCTGACCGGGCTCACCCCGGGCACCGAGTACTCCTACTACGTGGTCGCCCGCGACTCGGTGAACGCCGGGCCCCAGTCCGACCCCGTGATCTTCACCACCGACCCCGTCCCGGTCGACAACGAGGACCCGACGGTGCCCGGCAAGCCAGCGGTCTCGGCGATCACTCGCACCGGCGCCACCGTCACGTGGATCGCTTCCAGCGACAACGTCGGTGTGACCGGTTATGACGTGGTCTCGCCCAATGGCACCGTTCTCGGTTCGTCCACCGGCACGTCACTGGTCCTCACCGGCCTCACCGCCACCGAGTACTCGGTGGCCGTCGTGGCCAAGGACGCGGCCGGCAATCGCTCCGACCCCTCGCCGGCCACCGCCTTCCGCACCGAGTCCGAATCCACCGGCACCTGCCGGGTCACCTACAGCACCAGCGACTGGGACACCGGCTTCACCGCCGCAGTCGGTATCACGAACACCGGTACCACGCCGATCAACGGCTGGACCCTGAGGTTCTCCTTCACCGCCGGCCAGCGGGTCACCCCGCCTGGCTGGTCCGCCGCCTGGACGCAGTCGGGGGCCGATGTCACCGCCACCCACCTCGACTGGAGCCGCACCATCAACCCCGGCCAGACCATCACCATGGGGTTCAACGGCAGCCACACCGGCAGCAACCCCCGTCCCCCGTCCTTCACCCTCAACGGCGCGACCTGCGCCTGA
- a CDS encoding MarR family winged helix-turn-helix transcriptional regulator, producing the protein MTDPGVPVAAAPDAPPPRVSYLVFRLERRIRACLDEALARHGVTTTEYMALSELRLRDAPSSADLARIAFVTPQAMNLVIRDLEQRGLIRRDPHPRGGRALRTRLTPKGLSTLRRCDRSLDSIEAVMLAEIDDPDRVTLAETLKLCAQALHSDTRALTPVLRPQKPPPSPWP; encoded by the coding sequence GTGACCGATCCGGGTGTCCCCGTGGCCGCTGCGCCGGACGCACCTCCGCCCCGTGTGAGCTATCTGGTGTTCCGGCTGGAACGCCGCATCCGCGCCTGCCTGGATGAAGCGCTCGCCCGGCACGGCGTGACGACCACCGAATACATGGCGCTCAGCGAACTGCGCCTGCGCGACGCCCCATCCTCGGCCGACCTGGCCCGCATCGCCTTCGTCACCCCACAGGCGATGAACCTGGTCATCCGCGATCTCGAACAACGCGGCCTGATCCGCCGCGACCCACATCCCCGTGGCGGCCGCGCTCTGCGCACCCGCCTCACCCCGAAAGGCCTGAGCACCCTCCGGCGATGCGACCGTTCCCTCGACAGCATCGAAGCCGTCATGCTCGCCGAGATCGACGACCCGGACCGCGTGACACTCGCGGAAACGCTCAAGCTGTGCGCCCAAGCCCTCCACTCGGACACGCGGGCCCTGACCCCAGTCCTTCGCCCGCAGAAGCCACCACCGTCGCCCTGGCCATAG
- a CDS encoding prephenate dehydratase produces MTARRIAYQGEPGSNSHIVCKRHYPDWHAVPCASFEDVFAVVENGEAELAMIPIDNSIAGRVADIHHFLPTSGLHIVGEHFLRIQFNLMASPGATLDTIKAVHSHVHALGQCRRIIREHDLVPVIAGDTAGAAREVAEADDPTQAAIAPPLAAEIYGLHILARDVEDEEHNTTRFVVLSPDFVQAPRGEGPVVTSFVFNVRNLPAALYKALGGFATNGINMTKLESYMVGGHFAATQFLAEVDGHPEDPGLKNALEELAFFTTDVKILGVYPADAFRAD; encoded by the coding sequence GTGACCGCACGACGTATCGCCTACCAGGGCGAGCCTGGCTCGAACTCCCACATCGTGTGCAAGCGCCACTACCCCGACTGGCATGCGGTGCCGTGCGCGTCCTTTGAGGACGTGTTCGCGGTGGTGGAGAACGGCGAGGCCGAGCTGGCGATGATCCCGATCGACAACTCGATTGCCGGCCGGGTGGCCGACATCCACCACTTCCTGCCGACCTCGGGCCTGCACATCGTTGGCGAGCACTTCCTGCGGATCCAGTTCAACCTCATGGCGTCGCCGGGTGCGACCCTGGACACGATCAAGGCCGTGCACAGCCACGTGCATGCCCTCGGACAGTGCCGCCGGATCATCCGTGAGCACGACCTGGTGCCGGTGATCGCCGGTGACACCGCCGGCGCTGCTCGTGAGGTGGCCGAGGCGGACGACCCGACTCAGGCGGCGATTGCGCCGCCGCTCGCGGCGGAGATCTATGGCCTGCACATCCTCGCCCGCGACGTCGAGGACGAGGAGCACAACACCACCCGGTTCGTGGTGCTCAGCCCGGACTTCGTGCAGGCACCGCGCGGCGAGGGCCCCGTGGTCACCTCGTTCGTCTTCAACGTCCGCAACCTGCCGGCTGCGCTCTACAAGGCGCTCGGCGGGTTCGCGACCAACGGCATCAACATGACCAAGCTGGAGAGCTATATGGTGGGCGGCCACTTCGCAGCCACCCAGTTTCTCGCCGAGGTCGACGGGCACCCTGAGGACCCCGGTCTGAAGAACGCGCTGGAGGAGTTGGCGTTCTTCACCACGGACGTGAAGATCCTCGGGGTCTACCCGGCCGACGCGTTTCGCGCCGACTGA
- a CDS encoding DUF4396 domain-containing protein, which produces MDHSGHHHPSPGSTSHSEHGHAHHAAEHSGHETSANPTATWGMAAQATLHCLTGCAIGEVLGMVIGAWAGLSNVATIVLAVALAFVFGYALTMRGVLRAGVDFRSALKVALAADTISIAVMEILDNGVMLIVPGAMDAGLASWLFWVALAGALLVAFVLTTPVNKWLISRGKGHAVIHQYHQGH; this is translated from the coding sequence ATGGATCACAGCGGTCACCACCACCCGAGTCCCGGCTCGACCTCGCACAGCGAGCACGGGCACGCTCACCACGCGGCCGAACACTCCGGACATGAAACATCTGCCAACCCCACGGCCACGTGGGGCATGGCCGCGCAGGCGACTCTGCATTGCCTGACCGGCTGTGCCATCGGCGAGGTGCTGGGCATGGTGATCGGCGCCTGGGCCGGCCTGTCCAACGTCGCGACCATCGTGCTGGCAGTGGCCTTGGCCTTCGTCTTCGGCTATGCGCTCACCATGCGGGGCGTGCTGCGCGCCGGGGTGGACTTCCGCAGTGCGTTGAAGGTCGCGCTGGCCGCGGACACCATTTCCATCGCGGTGATGGAGATCTTGGACAACGGCGTCATGCTGATCGTGCCGGGCGCCATGGACGCGGGCCTGGCCAGCTGGTTGTTCTGGGTGGCGCTGGCCGGGGCCCTGCTGGTGGCCTTCGTGCTGACGACGCCGGTGAACAAGTGGCTGATCTCCCGGGGCAAGGGCCATGCGGTGATCCACCAGTATCACCAGGGCCACTGA
- a CDS encoding STAS domain-containing protein → MIPLAYETNVRSDGQGSQNGRDDGEGAERGQVVTQAGDVRGQHDGGGMQKSGLTTSVAPDHGVLLVRVAGELGWLTVAEWRSWEETHLPSDAHLPGLIDLSALTFLDSSGISALIATCQQLRQQGGTMAYLRPNALVTRWLRITGLQAYLPVFDAMEVAVQALCPPRHP, encoded by the coding sequence GTGATTCCGTTGGCCTACGAGACGAACGTCAGGTCCGACGGCCAAGGTTCTCAGAATGGCCGCGACGATGGGGAAGGGGCCGAGCGCGGGCAGGTGGTCACCCAGGCCGGTGACGTGCGTGGTCAGCATGACGGGGGTGGGATGCAGAAGAGCGGGCTCACCACCAGCGTCGCCCCGGACCATGGGGTGCTGCTCGTCCGGGTCGCCGGGGAGCTGGGCTGGCTGACCGTGGCCGAGTGGCGATCATGGGAGGAGACGCATCTGCCGTCCGATGCGCATCTGCCCGGGCTGATCGATCTGTCAGCCCTGACCTTCCTCGATTCCTCCGGGATTTCCGCGTTGATCGCGACCTGCCAGCAGCTGCGGCAGCAAGGGGGGACGATGGCCTACCTACGGCCTAACGCGCTGGTCACGCGATGGTTGAGGATCACGGGGCTGCAGGCCTACCTCCCGGTATTCGACGCCATGGAGGTGGCGGTGCAAGCCCTCTGTCCGCCTCGGCACCCCTGA